In Geotalea uraniireducens, the genomic window TTACGACATGGTGTATACCCCTCCGGAAACACCTCTGTTACTTGAGGCGGCACGTCAAGGCCTGCGGCGTGCCAACGGCCTCGGGATGCTGGTTGCCCAAGGCGAGCTGGCCTTTGCTCTCTGGACAGGGGAAGAGGCTCCGCAAGGTGTCATGAAAACGGCAATTGAGTCGGCCATGTCTTGTAAGTAGACGTTGACATTGCCGTTTTTATCGTTTTAGAATTTCTGCTAAATCGACAATGGAGTGTTTATGCAGGCAAGCAGACTGGGAGAACTCCTAGTTCGAAATAATCTTATCACCAAAGAGCAACTTGCTAAGGCGCTGGAAGAGCAGAAAGCAACGGGAGGGCAGCCGCGGCTTGGGTCAATCCTGATCAAGAACGGTCTGATTGCCGAACCTGACCTGACCTCGTTCCTTTCAAAGCAGTACGGTGTTCCTTCCATCAATCTCGCTGAATTCGAAGCTGATCCTTCCGTCATCAAAGCTATTCCTGCCGATGTCGCGCAAAAATATCAGATTGTTCCGGTGAATAGGGCCGGTTCGACCCTGATTATCGCGATGGCGGACCCTTCCAATATATTTGCTATTGACGACATCAAGTTCATGACCGGCTACAACGTCGAGGTCGTTGTAGCGTCGGAGACGGCAATCAAGGCCGCGATCGACAAGTATTACGATCAGTCCGCATCGCTGGCCGATGTCATGGGCGACCTGCAGATGGAGGACCTGGAAGTCGTCGGCGAGGAAGAGGATGTTGATGTCTCCTCCCTGGAGCGGGCTACCGAAGATGCTCCGGTGGTCAAACTGGTAAACCTGATTCTCACTGACGCCATCAAGAAAAAGGCTAGCGATATCCATATCGAGCCCTATGAACGAAGCTTCCGCGTGCGTTATCGAATCGACGGCGTCCTCTACGAAGTGATGAAACCGCCGTTGAAATTGAAGAATGCCATTACCTCCCGGCTAAAGATCATGGCAGAGCTCGACATTGCCGAGCGCCGTCTTCCCCAGGACGGGCGGATCAAGATCAAGCTCGGCGGTGGTCAGGATATGGACTACCGGGTTTCCGTACTCCCGACGCTTTTTGGCGAAAAGGTGGTTTTGCGGCTTCTCGACAAGTCGAACCTGCAACTCGATATGACGAAGCTCGGCTATGAACCCGATGCTTTGACTCACTTCAAGGAGGCCATTCACAAACCGTTCGGGATGGTCCTCGTGACCGGCCCGACCGGGAGCGGCAAGACGGTTTCGCTCTATTCGGCACTGTCGGAACTGAACAAGACCACCGAAAACATCTCTACCGCCGAAGATCCGGTCGAGTTCAACTTTGCCGGGATCAACCAGGTCCAGATGCACGAAGATATCGGTTTGAATTTTGCCGCCGCCCTCCGTTCGTTTCTTCGTCAGGACCCAGACATCATCATGATCGGTGAGATTCGCGATTTCGAGACGGCGGAAATTGCCATCAAGGCGGCACTCACCGGCCATCTGGTCTTGTCAACCCTCCATACCAACGATGCCCCGGCAACAATCAACCGGTTGCTGAACATGGGAATCGAACCGTTTCTTGTCGCTTCGGCCGTTAACTTGATTACCGCCCAGCGTCTGGCACGGCGAGTCTGCTCCGAGTGCAAGGAAGTTGAGGAAATCCCCGTTCAGGCGCTGATCGATGCCGGGGTGCCCCCGGAAGAGGCTCCCCATTTTGTCTGCTATAAAGGGACGGGTTGTTCGAAGTGCAACGGAACCGGTTATAAAGGGCGGGTCGGCTTTTACCAGGTCATGCCGATGCTTGAAGAAATTCGTGAACTGATTCTCAACGGCGCGAACACTGCTGAAATCAAACGCGAATCGATGCGGCTCGGCATTAAAACGATGCGGCAATCGGGGCTCACTAAACTGAAGGAGGGAGTGACCTCCTTCGAAGAAGTGCTACGGGTTACCGTAGCGGATGACTAGGGGAGAAACAGACCATGGCCAATATTCATCAACTGTTGACTGAGCTGGTCAATCGCGGGGGATCCGATCTCCACGTGACAACCAATACTCCGCCGCAGATTCGTATCGATGGTGAGTTGATTCCCCTTGATATGCCACCTCTCAACGCAATAGAGACCAAGCAACTCTGTTACAGTATCCTTACTGAGCAACAGAAGCACAAATTTGAGGAAAATAACGAACTCGATCTATCGTTCGGCATCAAAGGCCTCTCCCGCTTCCGGGGTAATATCTTCGTCCAGCGGGGGGCCGTCGCCGGGGTTTTCCGGGTTATTCCCTACAAGATCCTCACATTTGAAGAGCTTGGCTTGCCGCCAGTAGTCAGAGATCTGGCGGAGAAACCCCGCGGGCTGATTCTCGTTACCGGGCCGACCGGCAGCGGGAAATCGACGACTCTGGCGGCCATTATCGATAAGATCAATACCGACCGGCATGAACATATCGTCACCGTTGAAGACCCGATCGAATATCTGCATCCCCACAAGAATTGTGTCGTCAACCAGCGGGAAGTCGGTGCCGACACCAAAAGCTTCAAAAATGCGCTCAAATACATCCTTCGCCAGGACCCGGATGTGGTCCTGGTAGGCGAGCTTCGCGACCTCGAGACGATTGAAGCAGCACTGACCCTCGCCGAAACCGGCCATCTCTGCCTGGCGACCCTCCATACGAACTCGGCTGTGCAGACGATCAACAGGATTGTCGACGTATTCCCGTCCTATCAACAACCGCAGGTCCGTGCTCAGCTTTCGTTCGTGCTGGAAGGGGTGATGTCACAGACGCTGTTACCGAAGGCTTCCGGCAAGGGACGAGTGCTGGCTCTTGAAGTCATGGTACCGAATCCGGCGATCCGCAACCTCATCCGCGAGGACAAGATTCACCAGATGTACTCGCAAATGCAGGTTGGTCAGGAAAAATTCGGCATGCAGACGATGAATCAGTCGCTTTACTCGCTGCTTCAGAAACGTCTGATCGCCCTGGACGTGGCCATGGGCCGCTCACCGGACCCCGATGAACTGAAACAGATGCTTTCCAGCGGCGTCCGGCCGCAGCAACGGCCACCGATGAGATAAGTAGTTCCACTCTTGGAATAGTGTGGATAGACGACGAATAGCCCTGATCCGTTCAGGAGGACCGTGATGGCAAAATTTAGTTGGGAAGCTAAAAGCAGAACCGGCTCTGTGCAAAAAGGTGTGATGGAAGCGGCCAATGCCGGGCTGGTGGAGAATCAGCTCAAACGCTACGGGTTTTCCGCTATCTCCGTAAAGGAGGAGGGGAAGGGCCTCAGCATGGAGATTAAACTGCCGGGGTTTGCACCCAAGGTCCAGGCCAAGGACATCGTCGTCTTCACCCGCCAGTTTGCCACCATGATCGACTCCGGTCTCCCGCTCGTTCAGTGTCTCGATATTCTTTCCAGCCAGCAGGAAAACAAGACCTTGAAAGAGGTTCTCCTGAAAGTGAAGGAAACGGTCGAAGGCGGATCGACCTTTGCCGATGCCCTGGCCAAACATCCGAAAGTTTTTGATCGCCTCTATGTCAACCTGGTCGCTGCCGGTGAAGTAGGCGGTATTCTCGATACTATTTTGAACCGGCTGGCAGCCTACATTGAAAAAGCGATGAAACTGAAGAAGCAGATCAAGGGGGCGATGGTTTATCCGACAACCATTATGTCGATTGCCGTAATCGTTGTCGGCGTTATTCTTGTCTTTGTCATCCCGACGTTCGCGAAAATGTTTGCCGATTTTGGTGGTGATTTACCAGGCCCGACCAAGTTTGTCATAGCTCTTAGTAACTTCGTCGTCAAATACATCCTGTTGATTGTCGGCCTGATTTTCGCGTCTATTTTTGGTGTAAAGAAATACTATTCGACCCCGAAAGGCAAAAAGCTTATCGACAAGATGGCACTCAAGGCCCCCATTGCCGGACCGTTGATTCGCAAGGTCGCTGTCGCCAAGTTCACCCGGACGCTCGGCACGATGATCAGCAGTGGAGTACCGATCATGGACGGTCTGGAAATCGTTGCCAAAACTGCTGGTAATACAGTTGTCGAGGAAGCGATCTTCAAAGTTCGGCAAGCAATCTCCGAAGGCAAGACGATGGCGGAACCGCTTCAGGAGTGTGGAGTGTTTCCACCGATGGTCGTGCAGATGATTTCCGTCGGCGAAGCGACTGGCGCCATGGATGCAATGCTCTCGAAGATCGCCGATTTCTACGATGACGAAGTCGATGATGCGGTGAGTGCCATGACCGCTATGATGGAACCGCTTTTGATGGTTTTTCTCGGGACGGCTGTCGGTGGGCTGGTTATCGCCATGTACCTGCCGATCTTCAAACTTGCCAGTACTGTTGGCTGAGAGGAATGGTGTTCTCGCGGCGGCTCGTCTGGTTCATCCTCGCCAGGATAGTGGTGGTATCGTTATTTCTCATTTCCACCATTGTCCTGAGGGTCAAGGGTACCGACATTCTGAGTACTCGGTCGCTCAACAGTATCACGCACCTGATTGCTGCTACCTACATATTTTCCGTTATTTCCCTGCTGTTTCTCAAAGTCTCAGCCCGAATCAGCCGCACGCTGACCTATCTGCAAGTAGCCTGGGACATCTTTTTTATTACCATACTGATTGTCTACTCCGGCGGGATCAATAGCCCCTTTTCCTTTCTCTACCTGCTGGCTATTACCAGTTCAAGTTTTTTGCTTGGCCGCCGCGATGCATTTTATACCGCCTCTCTTTGCGCCATCATCTATGGCGCGATCATTGATCTGCAATTCTATGGGAAACTCGTTTTTCTTGGTTTGACCCCGTTAGTCGCGCAATATTTTGGGACAAACTATATTTTCTACACGATCTTCATGAATATTGTGGCGTTCTATCTGACTGCCTTTCTCAGTGGCTCACTGGCGGAACGAGCCCGACAAAGCGAAACTGAACTGGAAAAGCGGGCCGTTAATTACCAAGAGCTTGAACGGCTCAACAGCACGATCGTCACCAATCTCAATAGCGGGCTCCTGACAACGAACAACCGCGGGCAAATTCGTGTATTCAACGGGTATGCGGAGATGATGACTGGAATTAGCCAGGAGGAGGCCTATAACCGCAACTTGTATGATATCTTCCCGGGCTTCAGAGTGTTTTCCGCGGATGTGCTCAGCATCAAACGGGGGGAATTCGAATACATAACCAAGAGCGGCAAACAGTTGGTCCTCGGATTTAACAGTGTGATCTTAACTGATGGAGAGGGTACGAAGATTGGGGCAATGATCAACTTCCAGGACCTGACCCATTATAAGCGGATGGAAGAAAGCCTGAAAAAGGCGGATCGTTTGGCGGCAGTCGGTGAGCTGGCCGCCCGCATTGCCCATGAAATCAGAAATCCTCTCGCTTCAATCAGCGGTGCGGTACAACTGATCGCCAACGGAACGGCAATCGAGGAAAATGATAAAAAACTTTTCGATATCATCTTGCGGGAAACCGACCGGTTGAATTTGCTGATCAGGGATTTTCTCGGTTATGCCCGGCCGACCCGGCCGAATCTGCGCCAGATCAATCTCGCCTTGTTGATCGGTGAGATTCAGGCGCTGGTCGGCACGGATTCACGTTTTGCTTCCGTTAGGGTCGAGAATGAGATCGATAACGATCTAGTGGTCGAGGTTGACCCTGATCAGATCCGCCAGGTATTCTGGAACCTGCTGGTCAATGCTGCAGAAGCAATGCCGGCCGGCGGGCGGGTCATTATTGATGCGACACGTATGGAGGAATTACGATCGGGGGAAAGCGTCAGCCGCACGGTCAAGGTGGCGGTAACCGATAATGGCAGCGGGATGAGCCCGGAAAATGTCGCCCAGGTCTTTGAGCCATTTTTTTCAACCAAAGGCGGTGGCACCGGATTGGGACTCGCTACGGTCTATCGGATCATCGAAGCACATTGTGGGCGGATTACTGTGGAAAGTTCTCTGGGGAAGGGAACATCGTTTATCATATTTTTGCCCGAGCACCAGGCTATCGGCCTGCCGCCGGTTCGCGAGGTAATGTAACATGGATATAAGAGTACTTGTGGTTGACGATGAGTTAAGTATGCGCCAGTTCCTGGCCATTCTCCTTGAACGAGAGGGGTATCTGGTCGATCAGGCGGAAAGCGCCGAAGCGGCTTTGGCCCTTCTTGCCAGTCAGAATTACGATCTTGTTTTTTCCGATGTCAAAATGCCCGGTCTTGACGGCATTGCCCTACTCGAAGAGATTAAAAAAGATTCTCCCGATACTGCCGTCTTGATGATGACCGCTTTTTCCACGGCGGAACAGGCGGTTGAAGCGATGAAACTGGGCGCCTATGATTACATCGCCAAGCCATTCAAGGTTGAGGAGATCAAGGTGCTGGTTCGTAACGCCCTTGAAAAGCGCGACCTTAAGCGGGAAAACAAGCGCCTCCGCCAGGAAGTCCAGGAACGTTACAGCTTTAGTGGCCTGATCGGCAAGAGCAAGGCGATGCGGGACATCTATTCGCTGATCGAGAAAGTGGCGCCAAGCATGGCCAATGTTCTGATCCTTGGCGAAAGCGGCACCGGCAAGGAACTGGTCGCTCGCGCCATTCACTATAACAGTCAACGAAAGGATAAGCCGTTTGTTGCCGTCAACTGTGGGGCCATCCCCGAAAGCCTGATGGAAAGCGAATTGTTTGGTCACAAGCGGGGAGCGTTTACCGGTGCCATTAATGATCGCCCCGGCCTGTTCGAGCAGGCGGAGGGCGGGACGTTGTTTCTCGACGAGATCGGCGAGGTCCCGCTGCAACTCCAGTCCAAATTGCTCCGCGTCCTGCAGGAACGTGAATTCAGACGGGTAGGGGGGACCGATGCCAGACGGGCCGACGTAAGGATTGTCGCCGCTTCCAATCGGAACCTCGAGGAGCAGGTGAAAGAAGGGACTTTCCGCGAGGATCTTTTTTACCGGCTTAATGTTGTCCAGGTCCAGATGCCGCCGCTGCGCGAGCGAAGTGAAGACATCCCCGCCTTAGTGGAACATTTTTACAAAAAATTCGTCTCGCCTCCCCATGACGGCCAGATTATCACGGCCAGTGCCTTAAAACTGCTCATGTCCTATCGTTTCCCCGGCAACGTCAGGGAACTGGAAAACCTGGTGGAACGGTGCGTTGTATTAGGCAGCCGGGAGATTACCGAAGACGTGCTGCCATTTCAGATCAAACGGGATTGTACCGAAATTGTCCGCGAAATATGCGGAGCGCACGAAATTCCCGCTGACGGACTTGATATTGAAGCTTACCTGAATGCGATCGAAAAACGAATTCTTCTTCAGGCACTTGAAATGAATGGCGGAGTAAAAAAGAAGGCGGCCGAATTTCTGCGGTTGACGTTCCGTTCGTTCCGTTACCGGCTGGCTAAATTCGGCATGGATGACGAGTGATCTGGTGACAAAAAGTGTCAAGTAGGTGTGACGAATTACCGCCTTGTGATCTATTGTATATCAAGGCTATAATCCACATTCTCTTGTAACTAGTTAAAACCAGAATGCGATTATAATTGGTCCACCTCTTGCTTATGAAAAGGCAACGGCTTGAGATTCAGAGGATTAGTTGGCCAACTATCCACAATTCAGCACCGTCACCAAAGAAACAATGAAAGGAGTAAATTATGTTGCGCAAGCTTAGAAACAGCAAAGGTTT contains:
- the pilB gene encoding type IV-A pilus assembly ATPase PilB; amino-acid sequence: MQASRLGELLVRNNLITKEQLAKALEEQKATGGQPRLGSILIKNGLIAEPDLTSFLSKQYGVPSINLAEFEADPSVIKAIPADVAQKYQIVPVNRAGSTLIIAMADPSNIFAIDDIKFMTGYNVEVVVASETAIKAAIDKYYDQSASLADVMGDLQMEDLEVVGEEEDVDVSSLERATEDAPVVKLVNLILTDAIKKKASDIHIEPYERSFRVRYRIDGVLYEVMKPPLKLKNAITSRLKIMAELDIAERRLPQDGRIKIKLGGGQDMDYRVSVLPTLFGEKVVLRLLDKSNLQLDMTKLGYEPDALTHFKEAIHKPFGMVLVTGPTGSGKTVSLYSALSELNKTTENISTAEDPVEFNFAGINQVQMHEDIGLNFAAALRSFLRQDPDIIMIGEIRDFETAEIAIKAALTGHLVLSTLHTNDAPATINRLLNMGIEPFLVASAVNLITAQRLARRVCSECKEVEEIPVQALIDAGVPPEEAPHFVCYKGTGCSKCNGTGYKGRVGFYQVMPMLEEIRELILNGANTAEIKRESMRLGIKTMRQSGLTKLKEGVTSFEEVLRVTVADD
- a CDS encoding type IV pilus twitching motility protein PilT yields the protein MANIHQLLTELVNRGGSDLHVTTNTPPQIRIDGELIPLDMPPLNAIETKQLCYSILTEQQKHKFEENNELDLSFGIKGLSRFRGNIFVQRGAVAGVFRVIPYKILTFEELGLPPVVRDLAEKPRGLILVTGPTGSGKSTTLAAIIDKINTDRHEHIVTVEDPIEYLHPHKNCVVNQREVGADTKSFKNALKYILRQDPDVVLVGELRDLETIEAALTLAETGHLCLATLHTNSAVQTINRIVDVFPSYQQPQVRAQLSFVLEGVMSQTLLPKASGKGRVLALEVMVPNPAIRNLIREDKIHQMYSQMQVGQEKFGMQTMNQSLYSLLQKRLIALDVAMGRSPDPDELKQMLSSGVRPQQRPPMR
- a CDS encoding type II secretion system F family protein; protein product: MAKFSWEAKSRTGSVQKGVMEAANAGLVENQLKRYGFSAISVKEEGKGLSMEIKLPGFAPKVQAKDIVVFTRQFATMIDSGLPLVQCLDILSSQQENKTLKEVLLKVKETVEGGSTFADALAKHPKVFDRLYVNLVAAGEVGGILDTILNRLAAYIEKAMKLKKQIKGAMVYPTTIMSIAVIVVGVILVFVIPTFAKMFADFGGDLPGPTKFVIALSNFVVKYILLIVGLIFASIFGVKKYYSTPKGKKLIDKMALKAPIAGPLIRKVAVAKFTRTLGTMISSGVPIMDGLEIVAKTAGNTVVEEAIFKVRQAISEGKTMAEPLQECGVFPPMVVQMISVGEATGAMDAMLSKIADFYDDEVDDAVSAMTAMMEPLLMVFLGTAVGGLVIAMYLPIFKLASTVG
- a CDS encoding two-component system sensor histidine kinase NtrB; protein product: MVFSRRLVWFILARIVVVSLFLISTIVLRVKGTDILSTRSLNSITHLIAATYIFSVISLLFLKVSARISRTLTYLQVAWDIFFITILIVYSGGINSPFSFLYLLAITSSSFLLGRRDAFYTASLCAIIYGAIIDLQFYGKLVFLGLTPLVAQYFGTNYIFYTIFMNIVAFYLTAFLSGSLAERARQSETELEKRAVNYQELERLNSTIVTNLNSGLLTTNNRGQIRVFNGYAEMMTGISQEEAYNRNLYDIFPGFRVFSADVLSIKRGEFEYITKSGKQLVLGFNSVILTDGEGTKIGAMINFQDLTHYKRMEESLKKADRLAAVGELAARIAHEIRNPLASISGAVQLIANGTAIEENDKKLFDIILRETDRLNLLIRDFLGYARPTRPNLRQINLALLIGEIQALVGTDSRFASVRVENEIDNDLVVEVDPDQIRQVFWNLLVNAAEAMPAGGRVIIDATRMEELRSGESVSRTVKVAVTDNGSGMSPENVAQVFEPFFSTKGGGTGLGLATVYRIIEAHCGRITVESSLGKGTSFIIFLPEHQAIGLPPVREVM
- a CDS encoding sigma-54-dependent transcriptional regulator; its protein translation is MDIRVLVVDDELSMRQFLAILLEREGYLVDQAESAEAALALLASQNYDLVFSDVKMPGLDGIALLEEIKKDSPDTAVLMMTAFSTAEQAVEAMKLGAYDYIAKPFKVEEIKVLVRNALEKRDLKRENKRLRQEVQERYSFSGLIGKSKAMRDIYSLIEKVAPSMANVLILGESGTGKELVARAIHYNSQRKDKPFVAVNCGAIPESLMESELFGHKRGAFTGAINDRPGLFEQAEGGTLFLDEIGEVPLQLQSKLLRVLQEREFRRVGGTDARRADVRIVAASNRNLEEQVKEGTFREDLFYRLNVVQVQMPPLRERSEDIPALVEHFYKKFVSPPHDGQIITASALKLLMSYRFPGNVRELENLVERCVVLGSREITEDVLPFQIKRDCTEIVREICGAHEIPADGLDIEAYLNAIEKRILLQALEMNGGVKKKAAEFLRLTFRSFRYRLAKFGMDDE